The following coding sequences are from one Triplophysa dalaica isolate WHDGS20190420 chromosome 12, ASM1584641v1, whole genome shotgun sequence window:
- the LOC130432834 gene encoding uncharacterized protein LOC130432834 — protein MDPIISSTQRITTAEDMRNQTELLSYSNWEKYLTPAPMSIAILGELVFLSSKTDFSINKNSPEGGFKYMRYPESFRACLMQVCNSGWWAFNEAHKNMDQIRLHTARIPDYTKRAVKILFQDNDEVLNAHLPGQLKNIQIISEECFKLSVETEDHFKTVLYSIQELLTACVDSKKVYGNEREETRRKLEAAKSSENSAQETKRRLEQAMRDIDKDIERARGNFQKAEHSLPTGWNLIGMEIAGGIFQSFNTLLNGLTSFVANPVTHMCAVPTQVAETVQNIRSQGRSNTIDDIISLSKSAEILAFVNAIEENMFVNGQNEIDWKNLYDQEKEYTKTDFIQQQFERILGDLEGVSECQGKSQLHVVCQKGINICRQLACYAPEGVCDENKCLKIIKEFSELKKSARIFDSKSKASTQSPAVSPQPPMMFQKANNKECVNPAQRASENARFLMEQNRAQLSMSMEHREKLMEAHKQNEKDLTELINTMRNCDLKEIDFKTTIDMLVKGMEAMGELQQRWQMMVQFFQMISNIVKTNLSPCLKDFVSTSADTKCLSYNNKLLSKDLIYEQAFQASNIANLVHMISGTYTEVSDRYLMESIGSLSALMTMDRSRPEFQAARHRFHDSCEAAEKNILKFVLKKKEEFENKSVARQQRIEQELLSVLPPAPPEQMERIHEAVQAGFIEDEAASYY, from the coding sequence ATGGATCCTATCATTTCGAGTACCCAACGCATTACCACTGCCGAGGACATGAGGAACCAAACCGAACTGCTGTCCTACTCTAACTGGGAAAAGTATTTGACTCCAGCACCAATGTCCATAGCTATCCTGGGAGAGCTGGTATTCCTATCCTCCAAGACAGATTTCTCTATCAACAAGAATTCCCCAGAAGGTGGTTTCAAATACATGCGATACCCAGAATCCTTCCGAGCTTGCCTCATGCAAGTGTGTAACTCTGGTTGGTGGGCATTTAATGAAGCCCATAAAAACATGGATCAAATTCGTCTCCATACTGCACGAATTCCAGATTACACGAAGAGGGCTGTGAAGATTTTATTCCAAGACAATGACGAGGTCCTTAATGCACATCTTCCAGGTCAGCTGAAAAATATCCAAATCATATCAGaagaatgttttaaactgtCTGTTGAAACAGAAGACCATTTCAAAACGGTCCTCTATTCTATCCAGGAGCTGTTGACGGCATGTGTGGATTCGAAGAAAGTTTATGGCAATGAGAGGGAGGAGACCAGGAGGAAACTAGAAGCTGCCAAAAGTAGTGAGAATTCAGCACAAGAAACCAAGAGAAGACTTGAGCAGGCAATGAGAGACATTGACAAAGATATCGAGCGAGCTAGAGGGAACTTCCAGAAAGCGGAGCATTCTCTTCCAACTGGGTGGAATTTGATTGGGATGGAGATCGCCGGAGGAATATTCCAGAGTTTCAACACATTGTTAAATGGACTGACATCATTTGTAGCCAACCCAGTGACACACATGTGTGCCGTACCAACACAGGTTGCTGAAACGGTCCAAAACATTAGAAGTCAGGGTCGCAGTAATACGATTGATGACATCATATCATTGAGTAAATCTGCTGAGATTCTTGCATTTGTTAATGCTATAgaagaaaacatgtttgtgaATGGCCAAAATGAGATTGACTGGAAGAATCTTTATGATCAGGAGAAGGAGTATACAAAAACTGATTTCATACAACAGCAGTTCGAAAGAATTCTTGGAGATTTAGAGGGAGTCTCAGAATGCCAGGGAAAATCCCAACTTCATGTGGTATGCCAAAAGGGCATTAACATATGCAGGCAGTTGGCATGTTATGCACCGGAAGGTGTATGTGACGAAAACAAATGCTTGAAGATAATAAAGGAGTtctcagaattaaaaaaatctgctcgTATTTTTGACAGCAAAAGCAAAGCTTCAACACAATCCCCAGCCGTTTCTCCACAACCTCCAATGATGTTtcaaaaagcaaacaataaGGAGTGTGTGAATCCTGCACAACGGGCATCAGAAAATGCACGGTTCCTCATGGAGCAGAACCGAGCTCAGCTAAGCATGTCGATGGAACACCGTGAAAAGTTAATGGAGGCACACAAGCAAAACGAGAAAGATCTAACCGAACTCATCAACACCATGAGAAACTGTGACCTTAAAGAGATTGACTTCAAAACCACCATAGACATGCTGGTCAAAGGTATGGAGGCCATGGGGGAATTGCAGCAGAGGTGGCAGATGATGGTTCAGTTCTTTCAGATGATTTCCAACATTGTAAAAACGAACCTCAGTCCGTGTCTCAAAGATTTTGTCTCAACATCTGCGGACACCAAATGCCTATCCTACAATAACAAGCTCTTATCGAAAGACTTGATCTACGAGCAAGCCTTCCAAGCCTCTAACATCGCCAATCTGGTTCATATGATCTCAGGAACATACACAGAGGTGTCCGACAGGTATCTGATGGAGAGCATCGGTTCACTGAGCGCTCTTATGACCATGGACAGAAGCAGACCAGAATTTCAGGCGGCGCGTCATAGATTTCACGATTCCTGTGAGGCGGCAGAGAAAAACATCTTAAAGtttgttctgaagaaaaaaGAGGAGTTTGAAAATAAGAGTGTTGCAAGACAACAACGGATTGAGCAGGAGTTGCTGTCCGTTCTGCCCCCTGCTCCTCCAGAGCAAATGGAGAGAATTCATGAGGCTGTTCAAGCTGGATTCATTGAGGATGAAGCAGCATCTTACTACTGA
- the LOC130432835 gene encoding macrophage mannose receptor 1, with product MMLFFLFILFGVLSCTSSQMYREYHFINVNKNWTEAQSFCQAMYTDLATVNNRDEMNSLHKNISDVSQDMYIGLYRSQVFKWHCSVTDGFFSGGGSVFENWKPTISDGNHEGCAVMENNGKWINDSCDSQRQFVCFNATATEKYILIEENKSWREAQEYCRTFHTDLACPKVSSENQDIKNTAKKEVWIGLFKDSWSWSNQSNTSFRFWNSSQSNSVSKGLDCASVMVNQSGRWNEVSCNVSLPFICHGDLKSQPTTEPVTLPAGGQNLNTSPSAPSYNLILVKENLTWMEAVSYCRKHHVDLVSIHSQEPQDRTARKATESNTSYVWMGLRYTCNFHFWFWINNREMGCYQNWAPGHGPHGFEECGLSGAMESTGGHRWVGRPGSDKLNFICYTCANSCASGVTIENKNTGCV from the exons ATGATGCTCTTCTTTCTCTTCATTCTCTTTG GAGTCCTCTCCTGCACTTCAAGCCAAATGTATAGGGAATATCACTTCATAAACGTAAATAAGAACTGGACTGAGGCTCAGAGTTTCTGCCAGGCGATGTACACAGATCTGGCAACTGTAAATAATAGAGATGAGATGAACAGCTTGCACAAAAACATATCTGATGTGTCACAAGATATGTATATTGGACTTTATAGAAGTCAAGTGTTCAAATGGCATTGCTCAGTGACAGATGGTTTCTTCAGTGGAGGGGGTTCAGTTTTTGAAAACTGGAAACCAACAATTTCAGATGGAAATCACGAGGGCTGTGCCGTAATGGAAAACAATGGGAAGTGGATTAATGATAGCTGTGATTCACAGAGACAGTTTGTTTGCTTTAATG CAACAGCCACTGAAAAGTATATTTTGATTGAGGAAAACAAGTCCTGGAGGGAGGCCCAAGAATATTGCAGAACCTTCCACACAGACCTCGCCTGTCCCAAGGTCTCTTCAGAAAATCAGGATATCAAGAACACCGCCAAGAAAGAAGTGTGGATTGGACTATTTAAAGACTCTTGGTCATGGTCGAATCAGAGCAACACGTCCTTCCGTTTCTGGAACTCCAGTCAGTCGAACAGTGTGAGCAAAGGCCTGGACTGTGCTTCAGTGATGGTGAACCAATCAGGGAGATGGAATGAGGTCTCATGTAATGTCTCTCTGCCCTTCATATGTCATGGTG ATCTGAAATCTCAACCAACCACTGAACCAGTTACACTACCAGCAGGCGGTCAGAATCTGAACACATCACCCTCAGCACCTTCAT ACAACTTGATTCTGGTCAAGGAGAACCTGACATGGATGGAAGCTGTGAGTTACTGCAGAAAACACCATGTGGACCTGGTCTCCATTCATAGCCAAGAGCCTCAGGACCGGACAGCAAGAAAGGCCACCGAGTCCAACACCTCTTACGTATGGATGGGTCTTCGTTACACGTGCAATTTTCACTTCTGGTTCTGGATAAACAACAGAGAAATGGGCTGCTACCAGAACTGGGCGCCCGGCCATGGGCCACATGGTTTTGAGGAGTGTGGACTGTCAGGAGCTATGGAGTCCACCGGGGGGCACCGTTGGGTAGGGAGACCAGGGAGCGATAAGCTTAATTTCATCTGCTATACTTGTGCCAATTCATGTGCTAGTGGTGTAACAATAGAAAACAAGAACACAGGTTGTGTATAG
- the LOC130432836 gene encoding uncharacterized protein LOC130432836: MSQYYLSSANDLQSMEAITRLMQEGIWSLSNMCTSLFNAHVDPVTDMCSNFQQIKRHIEHADRCLKESERLLKGKLTDLDESMVRLTKEQQHVQQEKQEKSLTIETLHRRMTSAEESLNASNAAVKQAERNQEAAEYELEKMEELKTSGKLVAIAGAVITAVPVVGWFAGPPILCDGLETIVKAENAIVNAKNEVEECTSQVWKHTKNIKDYRSRISKTQNEIERTNQMLSNVQSNIEWLQQRLVVIGEIQHNFRPAVFHMNILSGRVNVMQTHTGGCIYWEPVIKIIQDVGNAVITIANNQLLNGQNVPALINTLSKNIRGLKALCTTPDHSEYVGYY, translated from the exons ATGAGCCAGTACTACTTATCCAG TGCGAATGACTTGCAGTCTATGGAGGCCATAACTAGGCTCATGCAAGAGGGTATTTGGTCTCTCAGTAACATGTGCACATCCCTCTTTAACGCACATGTAGATCCAGTCACTGACATGTGCTCCAATTTTCAACAAATCAAGAGACACATCGAGCACGCCGATCGGTGCTTGAAGGAGTCAGAGAGATTACTGAAAGGAAAACTGACAGATTTGGACGAAAGCATGGTACGACTTACAAAAGAGCAGCAACACGTTCAGCAAGAGAAGCAAGAGAAAAGCCTGACCATTGAAACATTACACAGAAGGATGACGTCTGCTGAAGAGTCATTAAACGCTTCTAATGCAGCTGTGAAGCAAGCAGAAAGAAACCAAGAGGCGGCAGAATATGAGCTAGAAAAAATGGAAGAGTTGAAGACCAGTGGTAAATTGGTGGCAATTGCAGGGGCCGTCATTACTGCAGTACCAGTTGTTGGGTGGTTTGCTG gCCCACCGATATTGTGTGACGGATTAGAAACAATTGTCAAGGCTGAAAACGCCATCGTAAATGCTAAAAACGAGGTGGAAGAGTGCACGTCTCAAGTGTGGaagcacacaaaaaatattaaagactaCAGGAGCAGAATCTCCAAAACACAGAATGAGATTGAGCGGACCAACCAGATGCTCAGTAATGTTCAGAGCAATATTGAATGGCTGCAGCAGCGCCTAGTGGTCATAGGTGAAATTCAGCACAATTTCAGGCCAGCTGTCTTCCACATGAACATTCTAAGTGGGCGGGTCAATGTAATGCAGACTCACACTGGAGGTTGCATTTACTGGGAGCCTGTGATCAAGATTATTCAAGATGTTGGGAATGCAGTAATAACTATTGCAAATAATCAGCTCCTCAATGGTCAGAATGTACCGGCTCTTATAAATACTTTGAGTAAGAATATTAGAGGACTGAAGGCTTTATGCACAACACCTGACCATTCTGAATATGTTGGCTATTACTGA